In Alicyclobacillus macrosporangiidus CPP55, a single window of DNA contains:
- a CDS encoding PucR family transcriptional regulator codes for MKPRNRRGHIHFARTDAQQIDPAANHFTAESLHAARRGRWLLQQLDRHLSELHRMAPDHSFTLEDAHGVLVRRIVANGDVEIPEDHWHRYEITDQNTVYGTIRSSAPLHRVMDETTWSLYSLRLALILTELSEWAATEAERRGEKVQKVLVDGVTGQHLANDWLDAWYAYAERTLSARLPVRTYVSWARDEHDLGPTLREEEVVLRYAERFGQDGLISSRLSPPMLHMLANLPEADLLRLVQGTLGPLLEPDHRHLLDTLWVYLSCDQNASQASRVLYMHRNTLLYRIRHIEQLLGLSLRDLQQITSIWTALQAHELLHALGKTDVAPGGKP; via the coding sequence TTGAAACCGAGGAACCGCAGGGGGCATATTCACTTCGCCCGCACCGATGCGCAACAGATTGACCCGGCTGCCAACCATTTCACCGCAGAATCACTGCACGCCGCTCGGCGTGGGCGATGGCTGCTGCAACAACTGGATCGCCATCTGTCTGAGCTTCATCGAATGGCACCCGATCACTCTTTCACGCTCGAGGACGCGCACGGGGTGTTGGTCCGGAGGATTGTGGCAAACGGCGACGTGGAGATCCCCGAGGACCACTGGCATCGTTACGAGATCACCGATCAAAACACGGTATACGGGACGATTCGGTCTTCAGCGCCACTTCACCGGGTGATGGACGAGACCACGTGGTCCCTCTATTCCCTGCGGCTCGCGCTGATCTTGACGGAACTCTCGGAGTGGGCTGCGACGGAAGCCGAACGCCGCGGGGAAAAGGTGCAAAAGGTTCTCGTGGATGGCGTGACCGGCCAGCATCTGGCCAATGACTGGCTGGACGCGTGGTATGCCTACGCGGAACGTACGCTGTCTGCACGCCTCCCTGTCCGGACGTACGTATCGTGGGCGCGCGACGAACACGACCTTGGCCCCACCCTGCGGGAGGAGGAAGTGGTCCTCCGTTATGCCGAGCGATTTGGCCAGGACGGGCTCATCTCCAGCCGGCTGAGCCCCCCGATGCTCCACATGCTCGCCAACCTCCCGGAGGCGGACCTGTTGCGGCTGGTCCAGGGTACGCTCGGGCCGCTGCTTGAGCCGGATCACCGGCACCTGCTGGATACCTTGTGGGTCTACCTCAGCTGTGACCAGAACGCCTCCCAGGCCAGCCGCGTCCTCTACATGCACCGCAACACGCTGCTTTACCGCATCCGGCACATCGAACAGCTGCTCGGACTCTCCCTGCGCGATCTGCAACAGATCACGTCCATCTGGACCGCGCTCCAAGCCCATGAATTGCTTCACGCGCTCGGCAAAACCGACGTGGCGCCCGGCGGCAAACCATGA
- the fdhA gene encoding formaldehyde dehydrogenase, glutathione-independent: MPGNRAVVYKGPGRVAVETIDYPELVLKDGPGVNPLNVGRKCEHGVILRVVSTNICGSDQHMVRGRTTAPEGLVLGHEITGEVIEVGRDVEFIKKGDLVSVPFNIACGRCRNCKEGNTHICLNVNPDRPGSAYGYVDMGGWVGGQAEYVMVPYADFQLLKFPDKDQAMEKILDLTMLSDIFPTGYHGAYSAGVTTGSTVYVAGAGPVGLAAAHAAQLLGASVVIVGDLNPARLEQARSFGCETIDLSQHDDVGEMIEQILGVPEVDCAVDCVGFEAHGHGRNHQEEPATVLNTIMQVTRAGGRLGIPGLYVTGDPGAKDEEAKIGSLRIRIGLGWAKAHSFVTGQTPVMRYHRQLMNMILSGRAQIAKAVNATVIDLDDAPRGYADFDRGVARKFVLDPHGLVRKHHPERFLAFSQM, translated from the coding sequence ATGCCGGGAAATCGCGCGGTCGTGTACAAAGGGCCGGGCCGAGTGGCGGTCGAGACCATCGATTATCCGGAGCTGGTGCTGAAGGACGGGCCGGGCGTCAATCCGCTGAACGTCGGGCGCAAGTGTGAGCACGGCGTGATTCTCAGGGTCGTATCGACGAACATCTGCGGCAGCGATCAACACATGGTCCGCGGGCGGACCACCGCGCCCGAAGGTCTGGTGCTCGGTCACGAGATCACGGGCGAGGTGATTGAGGTCGGCCGCGATGTGGAGTTCATCAAAAAGGGAGACCTCGTTTCCGTTCCCTTCAACATCGCCTGCGGGCGGTGCCGGAACTGCAAGGAAGGCAACACGCACATCTGCCTGAATGTCAATCCCGATCGTCCCGGTTCCGCCTATGGATACGTGGATATGGGGGGCTGGGTCGGCGGTCAGGCGGAGTACGTGATGGTGCCATACGCCGACTTTCAATTGCTGAAGTTCCCGGACAAGGACCAGGCGATGGAGAAGATCCTCGACCTCACCATGCTGTCGGACATCTTCCCGACCGGGTATCACGGGGCGTACAGCGCCGGGGTGACCACCGGATCGACGGTGTACGTCGCAGGCGCCGGTCCGGTCGGCCTGGCGGCAGCACACGCGGCGCAACTGCTGGGCGCGTCCGTGGTCATCGTGGGCGACCTGAACCCGGCGCGCTTGGAGCAGGCCCGGAGTTTCGGCTGCGAGACCATCGATCTCAGCCAACACGACGACGTGGGCGAGATGATTGAACAGATCCTCGGCGTGCCGGAAGTGGATTGCGCCGTCGACTGCGTGGGCTTCGAGGCGCACGGTCACGGCCGCAACCACCAGGAGGAACCCGCGACGGTGCTCAACACCATCATGCAGGTCACTCGGGCCGGCGGACGCTTGGGGATTCCAGGACTGTACGTGACGGGCGATCCCGGCGCCAAGGACGAGGAGGCGAAGATCGGGTCCCTGCGCATCCGCATCGGACTCGGCTGGGCCAAGGCCCACTCCTTCGTCACGGGTCAGACGCCGGTCATGCGCTACCACCGCCAGCTCATGAACATGATCCTGAGCGGAAGGGCGCAGATCGCGAAGGCGGTCAATGCGACCGTGATCGACCTGGACGACGCCCCGCGCGGTTATGCAGATTTCGATCGCGGCGTGGCGAGAAAGTTCGTCCTCGACCCCCACGGTTTGGTGCGCAAACACCATCCGGAGCGCTTCCTGGCCTTCAGCCAGATGTGA